The Claveliimonas bilis genome window below encodes:
- a CDS encoding MFS transporter, producing the protein MGQTAKKRNKWVTFIIVCMTTGVITELPYLRWQLYEPLREALGQTNTEFGLSMSLFGVLAAILYIPGGWLADRISHRKLFTASAIGCGILGLWLSTMPSFTATMIIHALWAVTNIGMFWPAMTKAISLLEESEGQGKIFGLFEGVRGVFVLVMWLGLMQVFEKLGGIQAVILALSILSIITGVISFFFMADNTGEATTSSQSVMKDMATALKTPSVWVVAIVIFTIYATYSASSYMQPYCETVLGMSAVAAGYVGILRKDAIRLLGAPISGFISEKMGGRCALLIGIFDILFIISLAILLVLPVGAQYTVVTVVILVATSFAIYGMRGMYYAIIDEIGTPKKIYGAVAGFAMFIGFLPDAFNSTLCGYWLDAYPGAQGYRNIFIYMLVLIIVNVILIGILLRYISKNKEQIRKNQQELKGEVAE; encoded by the coding sequence ATGGGACAGACAGCGAAGAAAAGAAATAAATGGGTGACTTTTATAATTGTTTGTATGACAACAGGTGTTATCACCGAGCTTCCATATTTGAGGTGGCAGCTATATGAACCGTTAAGAGAAGCGCTGGGACAGACGAATACGGAATTTGGCCTGTCAATGAGCTTGTTTGGAGTTCTGGCAGCAATTCTGTACATACCGGGCGGATGGCTTGCAGACAGAATTTCACACCGGAAGCTGTTTACGGCTTCGGCGATCGGATGCGGAATCCTGGGACTGTGGCTTTCTACGATGCCTTCTTTTACAGCAACCATGATCATTCATGCACTGTGGGCAGTGACAAACATCGGAATGTTCTGGCCGGCAATGACAAAAGCGATTTCTCTTCTGGAAGAAAGTGAAGGCCAGGGAAAGATATTCGGACTCTTTGAAGGAGTCAGAGGAGTATTCGTTCTGGTTATGTGGCTGGGATTGATGCAGGTGTTTGAAAAGCTGGGCGGTATCCAGGCGGTTATCCTGGCTTTGTCTATCCTGTCCATTATCACAGGAGTGATCAGTTTCTTCTTCATGGCAGATAATACAGGAGAGGCAACGACGAGCAGCCAGTCTGTTATGAAAGATATGGCGACCGCATTAAAAACCCCGTCCGTATGGGTTGTGGCAATCGTTATCTTTACGATTTACGCTACATATTCCGCTTCTTCCTATATGCAGCCCTATTGTGAGACAGTTCTTGGAATGTCCGCGGTGGCAGCAGGCTATGTAGGAATCTTGAGAAAAGATGCGATCCGTCTTCTGGGCGCTCCTATCAGTGGATTTATTTCAGAGAAAATGGGCGGAAGATGTGCTCTTCTGATCGGAATCTTTGATATCCTGTTCATCATTTCTCTGGCAATCCTTCTGGTGCTTCCTGTAGGCGCACAGTATACAGTTGTTACAGTTGTTATCCTGGTAGCGACATCCTTTGCTATTTACGGTATGCGCGGTATGTATTATGCTATTATTGATGAGATCGGAACACCGAAGAAAATATACGGAGCAGTAGCTGGTTTTGCGATGTTTATCGGCTTCCTTCCGGACGCTTTTAACTCCACACTGTGCGGATACTGGCTGGATGCGTATCCGGGTGCACAGGGATATCGGAATATCTTCATTTATATGCTGGTGCTGATCATTGTAAATGTTATACTGATAGGAATACTTCTGCGCTACATCAGTAAAAACAAAGAGCAGATCAGGAAAAATCAGCAGGAACTGAAAGGAGAAGTTGCAGAATGA
- a CDS encoding FGGY-family carbohydrate kinase → MKYVIGIDGGTQSTKVGIYDLKGNLVCEEKVSLRPLYVPDADTAEHPDDDLWDSLITASRRLMQKFEGGKENIIGIGLGSIRCCRTYLKKDGTLAYPVINWMDKRLAKPYQKDIPEMAYLSTTTGYLTVRMTGEFKDTAANYEGVYGPFDKKKWDWSDNPADYEPYNITRENLFDLVMPGDILGYVTKEASEATLLPEGCPVIATANDKAAEGLGAGIRDDGSCLVSLGTYIGGMVRGKEYTDTSVDYWSNLSAIPHEYLYETSVGIRRGMWSVSWFKELLGEPMEEKAASLGVSVEELLEEEAKQVTPGSEGLITVGEFLAPNNMPYRKAMFIGFDGRHKRAHMYRSILEAIAMTMKINVDAMCNELQMKPSQVIVSGGGSNSPLFMQIFADVFGIRSVRNVINNAAGLGAAINAAVGVGEYPDYETAIDNMVRIRDGFEPNLEHTKVYDDIINNIYRNIKDYSDPINQKIYDMFG, encoded by the coding sequence ATGAAATATGTGATCGGGATTGACGGAGGAACCCAGAGTACCAAGGTTGGGATTTACGACCTGAAGGGAAATCTGGTATGCGAAGAAAAAGTTTCACTTCGCCCGCTGTATGTGCCGGATGCAGATACAGCAGAGCACCCGGACGATGATCTGTGGGATTCCCTGATTACTGCAAGCAGAAGACTGATGCAGAAATTCGAGGGAGGAAAGGAAAATATTATAGGAATTGGCCTGGGAAGTATCCGGTGCTGCAGAACGTATCTGAAAAAAGACGGAACTCTTGCCTATCCGGTGATCAACTGGATGGATAAGCGTCTGGCGAAACCTTATCAGAAGGATATTCCTGAAATGGCATATCTTTCTACGACCACAGGTTATCTGACAGTCAGGATGACGGGTGAGTTTAAGGATACGGCGGCAAATTATGAAGGAGTGTATGGGCCGTTTGACAAAAAGAAATGGGATTGGAGCGACAATCCGGCAGATTATGAGCCTTACAATATTACCCGCGAAAATCTGTTTGACCTTGTTATGCCGGGAGATATTCTTGGTTATGTGACAAAAGAGGCCAGTGAAGCTACATTGCTTCCGGAAGGCTGCCCGGTGATCGCTACTGCCAATGACAAGGCGGCGGAAGGTCTGGGAGCCGGAATCCGGGACGACGGTTCCTGCCTGGTATCACTTGGAACTTACATCGGAGGTATGGTACGCGGGAAAGAGTATACAGACACTTCCGTAGATTACTGGTCCAACCTGTCGGCGATCCCTCACGAATATTTATATGAAACAAGTGTCGGCATCCGCAGAGGTATGTGGAGCGTATCATGGTTCAAGGAACTTCTGGGAGAACCTATGGAAGAGAAAGCGGCGTCTCTCGGAGTCAGTGTGGAAGAGCTTTTGGAGGAAGAGGCAAAGCAGGTTACTCCCGGAAGCGAAGGCCTGATCACAGTGGGAGAATTTCTGGCGCCAAACAATATGCCATACCGCAAAGCAATGTTTATCGGTTTTGACGGACGCCACAAAAGAGCGCATATGTACCGGTCCATCCTGGAAGCGATCGCAATGACAATGAAGATAAATGTGGACGCTATGTGCAATGAGCTTCAAATGAAGCCGAGCCAGGTGATCGTATCAGGAGGAGGATCCAACAGTCCTTTGTTCATGCAGATTTTTGCCGATGTATTTGGAATCAGAAGTGTCAGAAATGTCATAAACAATGCAGCGGGCCTGGGAGCAGCCATCAATGCGGCTGTAGGTGTGGGAGAATATCCGGATTATGAGACTGCAATAGATAACATGGTTCGGATCCGTGACGGATTTGAGCCAAATCTGGAGCACACGAAAGTTTATGACGATATTATCAACAATATATATAGAAACATTAAAGACTATTCAGATCCTATCAATCAGAAAATTTATGATATGTTCGGCTAG
- a CDS encoding FAD-binding oxidoreductase, whose amino-acid sequence MSLSREKIVEELVKICGEEAVVTDIEVLQESSYDRFRKYEGYNKVFTNPLPAAVVFVKDKYQVSEVLRFANAYGINVVPRTGHSATEGGLETIVENSIVLDGSQMKKIINVDTYNMQATCECGVVLEDLENHVRELGYTTGHSPQSKPLAQMGGLVATRSIGQFSTLYGGIEDMLAGVEAVFPDGTITNIKAVPRRSAGPDIRHVVLGNEGTLCFITEVTVKLFRYYPEYNVCQGYTLDDMITGLRIMHDVMAAGYKPAVARLYDEEDGKEHFSHFAPGKCVLLFVTEGPEKVSKANAEGIREIISQHPECEEVDHKLIETWFANLNWDAARIEEERKEVLETKNVCCTTEISASWSAVEDIYRICKERVVNEIPDITVFGAHASHCYSNGINLYFVYWYNVVDCAPEDEINKYHLPIKKIICEETIKAGGSMCHHHGVGKHRVHWIDKEHGSALYIVKRLKAAFDPNGIMNIGTILPYKK is encoded by the coding sequence ATGAGTTTATCAAGAGAAAAAATTGTGGAAGAGTTAGTGAAAATTTGCGGGGAGGAAGCTGTCGTTACTGACATTGAAGTACTGCAGGAAAGTTCTTATGACAGATTCCGGAAATATGAAGGGTACAATAAGGTGTTTACCAACCCTCTTCCGGCAGCAGTGGTTTTTGTAAAAGATAAATACCAGGTGTCAGAAGTTCTGCGCTTTGCCAATGCATATGGAATTAATGTAGTGCCAAGAACAGGACATTCTGCGACAGAAGGCGGCCTGGAGACGATCGTAGAAAACTCCATTGTACTGGACGGCTCCCAGATGAAGAAAATCATCAACGTAGATACATATAATATGCAGGCAACCTGTGAATGCGGTGTTGTGCTGGAAGATCTTGAAAATCATGTAAGAGAACTGGGATATACAACAGGACATTCTCCGCAGTCAAAACCTCTGGCACAGATGGGCGGACTTGTAGCAACAAGAAGTATCGGACAGTTTTCCACACTTTACGGCGGTATTGAGGATATGCTTGCAGGAGTGGAAGCGGTATTTCCGGACGGTACAATTACAAATATCAAGGCAGTTCCGAGAAGATCAGCAGGTCCGGATATCCGTCACGTAGTACTGGGAAATGAAGGAACACTTTGCTTTATTACAGAAGTAACAGTGAAGCTGTTCCGCTATTATCCGGAATACAACGTATGCCAGGGATATACATTAGATGATATGATCACAGGACTTCGGATCATGCATGATGTTATGGCGGCAGGATACAAACCGGCAGTGGCAAGACTCTATGATGAAGAAGACGGAAAAGAGCATTTCTCCCATTTCGCACCTGGAAAATGTGTGCTTCTGTTTGTGACAGAGGGTCCGGAAAAGGTGTCCAAGGCAAATGCAGAGGGAATCAGAGAAATCATTTCCCAGCATCCGGAATGCGAAGAGGTTGATCACAAACTGATCGAAACATGGTTTGCAAATCTGAACTGGGATGCAGCCAGAATTGAAGAAGAAAGAAAAGAAGTGCTGGAAACAAAGAATGTATGCTGTACAACAGAGATTTCCGCAAGCTGGAGCGCGGTAGAAGATATTTACCGCATCTGCAAGGAAAGAGTAGTGAATGAAATTCCGGATATCACTGTATTCGGTGCACATGCATCACACTGCTATTCTAACGGAATCAACCTCTATTTCGTATACTGGTACAATGTAGTTGACTGTGCTCCGGAAGATGAGATCAACAAATATCACCTTCCGATCAAGAAGATCATCTGCGAGGAAACGATCAAGGCCGGAGGATCCATGTGCCATCACCATGGTGTAGGCAAACATCGTGTACACTGGATCGATAAAGAACACGGATCAGCGCTGTATATCGTAAAACGTCTGAAAGCAGCGTTCGACCCCAATGGAATCATGAATATCGGAACCATTCTGCCATATAAGAAATAA
- a CDS encoding electron transfer flavoprotein subunit beta/FixA family protein: protein MKILVTFKVIPDLDQMSAGDYCADERMMVDTSFVRTILNCFDESGLEFGLRLSDEAESLNLVVETTALTVAEKQAELYLKTLAALKYSHTVCVNAEGRDIRFEPESVAESVYRYCKEHPQDYIIMGNQAAPGNNGLTPKILAEKLGVLLLENVIDLHVKEDGELEVTTEEEDGVYVQEISAPAILSIGNAVISKLRVPTLKARMASKEKESEFLKMPEQSERRKKTLVSLKYVNRERAGEILEGDEGLRIFAEKYEKNKRE from the coding sequence ATGAAGATACTGGTAACATTTAAGGTGATTCCGGACCTTGACCAGATGTCGGCGGGCGATTACTGTGCGGATGAAAGGATGATGGTGGACACTTCCTTTGTCCGTACAATACTCAACTGCTTTGATGAAAGCGGATTGGAATTTGGATTAAGACTTTCTGATGAGGCAGAAAGTCTTAATCTGGTTGTAGAAACGACTGCCCTTACTGTTGCAGAAAAGCAGGCAGAACTTTATCTGAAAACACTGGCAGCCCTGAAATACAGCCACACAGTCTGCGTAAACGCCGAGGGAAGGGATATTAGATTTGAGCCGGAATCAGTTGCGGAGTCTGTTTACAGATACTGCAAAGAACATCCGCAGGACTATATTATTATGGGAAATCAGGCGGCGCCTGGAAATAATGGTCTGACTCCGAAAATCCTGGCGGAAAAGCTGGGAGTTTTGCTGTTGGAAAATGTGATCGATCTTCATGTGAAAGAAGATGGGGAGCTGGAGGTCACTACAGAGGAAGAAGACGGAGTCTATGTACAGGAGATATCTGCGCCGGCAATTCTTTCTATTGGCAACGCGGTGATCAGTAAGCTTAGAGTTCCTACTTTGAAAGCCAGGATGGCGTCCAAAGAAAAAGAAAGTGAATTTTTGAAAATGCCGGAGCAATCAGAGCGAAGGAAAAAGACTCTTGTATCGTTAAAGTACGTGAACCGGGAACGTGCAGGAGAAATTCTGGAGGGTGATGAAGGACTTCGCATATTTGCTGAAAAATATGAAAAAAATAAGAGGGAATAA
- a CDS encoding FAD-binding protein gives MVMKKWLIILCGAKWQRLEKQEAQSLRIAKLCKDQGIETEIVVYRYQAQGAEVIDYMVGQVLSRHQVEQYDGFVFTSHFYAGRAAGKLAAVLGCDCVTDARRLEFSGYYPVFYKMAYNCNVEAGFCLKGQFAVSLDVWREEDTEDREGGDGISRKEMEIEAAASPYLKNRRRIQEKGMQEESAVLIAVGKGVGSKEMVEQFRNYAKSRKFLFGVSRPVAMNGWAKIDEIIGVSGHIYQPKVCIAVGVSGSAAFYAGIEGSGWIVSINSDPKAPIIKMSDASFTDDYKNIWPRMEQIL, from the coding sequence ATGGTTATGAAAAAATGGCTGATTATTTTGTGCGGGGCCAAATGGCAGCGTTTGGAGAAGCAGGAAGCGCAAAGCCTCCGGATTGCTAAGCTGTGCAAAGACCAGGGCATAGAGACAGAAATAGTAGTATATCGTTATCAGGCCCAAGGGGCGGAAGTTATAGACTATATGGTCGGTCAGGTCCTTTCCCGGCATCAGGTGGAGCAATATGACGGGTTTGTTTTTACAAGCCACTTTTATGCAGGAAGAGCAGCCGGGAAGCTGGCAGCTGTTTTGGGGTGTGATTGTGTGACTGACGCCAGGCGGCTGGAATTTTCCGGATATTATCCGGTGTTTTACAAAATGGCTTATAACTGCAATGTAGAGGCGGGATTTTGTCTGAAAGGGCAATTTGCAGTGAGTCTGGATGTCTGGAGGGAAGAGGACACGGAAGATAGAGAAGGCGGCGACGGTATTTCCCGAAAAGAAATGGAGATTGAAGCAGCGGCCTCTCCTTATTTGAAGAATCGCCGGAGAATACAGGAGAAAGGAATGCAGGAAGAATCTGCAGTCCTGATTGCGGTGGGAAAAGGAGTGGGATCCAAAGAGATGGTAGAGCAGTTCCGGAATTATGCGAAAAGCCGGAAGTTTCTTTTTGGAGTCAGCAGACCGGTGGCAATGAACGGATGGGCGAAGATTGACGAGATCATCGGCGTGTCCGGACATATTTACCAGCCGAAAGTCTGTATTGCGGTGGGGGTATCAGGATCGGCGGCTTTTTATGCAGGAATTGAAGGAAGCGGCTGGATTGTATCCATAAATTCAGATCCCAAGGCGCCGATCATTAAAATGTCGGATGCATCCTTTACGGATGATTATAAAAATATCTGGCCTCGGATGGAACAGATTTTGTAG
- a CDS encoding glycerol-3-phosphate responsive antiterminator, which translates to MKDLMEVMEENPVILGLSKDEDIPIVLENEAKVVFVLYGDLVRIGDIVHTLKEGGKLVFVNIDMVDGFAGRTSVVKFIKKNTEADGIISSKASLVRAAKEEGLYTVHRFFILDALAYRNIGKQLEISRPDMINNEV; encoded by the coding sequence ATGAAGGACTTAATGGAAGTAATGGAAGAAAACCCTGTAATACTCGGGCTGAGCAAAGACGAGGACATACCGATCGTTCTGGAAAACGAGGCCAAAGTTGTATTTGTTCTATACGGAGACCTTGTCAGGATCGGGGACATTGTCCATACGTTAAAAGAAGGCGGGAAACTGGTTTTTGTAAATATCGATATGGTGGACGGATTCGCAGGACGGACGTCGGTAGTGAAGTTTATCAAGAAAAATACAGAGGCGGATGGAATTATCAGTTCTAAAGCATCTCTCGTCCGGGCGGCAAAGGAAGAAGGGCTGTATACAGTACATCGATTTTTTATCCTGGATGCTCTGGCTTACCGCAATATCGGGAAACAGTTGGAAATCAGCCGGCCGGATATGATCAATAATGAGGTGTGA
- a CDS encoding DUF6017 domain-containing protein: protein MAVFRVERNTGYTVMSNHHLRNKELSLKAKGLLSQMLSLPEDWDYTLAGLSHINREKIDAIREAVKELEKAGYIVRSRERDEKGRLRGADYVIYEQPQPREPEAATSGGQPPILDLPTLENPTLDNPTLEKPTQEKPTLENPTQLNKDILSKEQSITDLSSTDSIPFHSLNPLPFAHGEAATPPERKRTEAKSNSAVEIYREIIKDNIEYDHLIQNCKIDKDRLDEIVDLMLETVCTARKTIRIAGDDYPAELVKSKFLKLNSSHIEFVLDCMRENTTKVRNIKQYLKAVLFNAPSTIDSYYTALVNHDLYGGE from the coding sequence ATGGCAGTTTTCAGAGTGGAGCGAAATACGGGATATACCGTTATGAGCAACCACCACTTGCGAAACAAGGAATTGTCCTTAAAGGCAAAGGGCTTGTTGTCGCAAATGCTTTCGCTGCCCGAAGATTGGGATTATACCCTTGCGGGCTTATCCCATATCAACCGGGAGAAGATCGACGCAATCCGCGAAGCGGTAAAGGAACTCGAAAAAGCCGGATATATCGTGCGCAGCCGGGAGCGCGACGAAAAGGGACGCTTGCGGGGCGCAGATTACGTCATATACGAGCAGCCGCAGCCGCGAGAGCCGGAAGCAGCTACCAGCGGCGGACAGCCGCCTATATTGGATTTACCTACATTGGAAAATCCAACATTGGATAATCCAACGTTGGAAAAACCTACGCAGGAAAAACCTACGTTGGAAAATCCAACGCAATTAAATAAAGATATATTAAGTAAAGAACAATCAATTACTGATTTATCAAGTACCGATTCCATTCCTTTCCATTCCCTAAACCCCTTGCCCTTTGCGCATGGCGAAGCGGCTACGCCGCCGGAAAGGAAAAGAACGGAAGCGAAAAGCAATAGCGCAGTAGAGATTTACAGGGAGATTATCAAGGACAATATCGAATACGACCATCTCATTCAAAACTGCAAAATTGACAAAGACCGTTTGGACGAGATTGTTGACCTTATGCTGGAAACCGTCTGCACAGCCCGAAAGACAATCCGTATTGCCGGGGACGACTACCCCGCCGAATTGGTGAAATCCAAGTTTTTGAAGCTGAACAGCAGCCATATTGAGTTTGTTTTGGATTGCATGAGGGAGAACACAACCAAAGTGCGCAACATCAAGCAGTATCTAAAAGCGGTGCTGTTCAACGCGCCGAGTACCATTGACAGCTACTATACCGCCCTTGTCAATCACGACTTATACGGCGGCGAATGA
- a CDS encoding PcfB family protein → MQEEVTQKTIALYVKVGKGAARLTEQALQKAIQKFLEQKSKPAHGKQTMRQLMKQNAGVSNIEITDSNIKAFESTAKKYNIDFSLKKVKGEQTRYLVFFKGRDADVMTAAFQEFSAKKLNREKKPSIRKALAAAKDKAKQLNAARDKVKKMDRGREI, encoded by the coding sequence TTGCAGGAGGAAGTAACCCAAAAAACGATTGCCCTATACGTCAAAGTGGGAAAAGGCGCGGCGCGGCTTACCGAACAGGCGTTACAGAAAGCAATCCAAAAGTTTTTGGAGCAGAAAAGCAAACCCGCGCATGGGAAACAGACCATGCGGCAGCTTATGAAGCAGAACGCGGGTGTTTCCAACATCGAGATCACCGACAGCAATATTAAAGCCTTTGAGAGTACGGCGAAGAAATACAACATAGATTTTTCGCTAAAAAAGGTTAAGGGCGAGCAGACCCGTTACCTTGTGTTTTTCAAAGGCCGGGACGCGGACGTTATGACCGCAGCGTTTCAAGAGTTTTCCGCAAAGAAGCTGAACCGGGAGAAAAAGCCCTCTATCCGCAAAGCCCTTGCCGCTGCAAAGGACAAGGCGAAGCAGCTTAACGCCGCCCGCGACAAGGTAAAGAAAATGGACAGGGGGCGCGAGATATGA
- a CDS encoding recombinase family protein, with protein MNDYNKITALYSRLSVGDEDRDGGESNSIQNQKIFLENYARGQRLTNIRHYIDDDESGRFFDRSAYSRMMEDVENGKIGVCIMKDLTRWGRDYLQVGNAMEIFRRNNVRFIAVNNGIDSEKPDTLEFAPFINIMSEWYAKDISKKVKTGIKTKGMSGKPIATEAPYGYVKDPDNKDFWIIDEEAAEVVRLIFRLFIGGKNRNQIAVYLKNEQIPTPTFYMKDRGRGTCKNKALNEDNRYKWNKATLTHILTRQEYCGDVVNFKTTKHFRDKRNHYVDRSQWQITENVHEPIIDRADFETAQRILENAPVRRPNGDGEIHPLSGLLFCKDCGAKMHIRIDYRNGGKRHVAYCSEYHKGKAKNPKCHSPHIIDADLLMQTVAEVLKKIEDYSISNRAEFEALVKKSLAMQQTDQTKKQQKRIPQITTRLEQIDKVLNKLYEDNALGTIPQDRYEQMSQKYSEEYYTLKTELAGLQEQLSAYENAGGRAQKFLKLTERHAAFTDLTPAILNEFISRIEVHERDQKRARYAIQHISIYFNYIGRFENEVTQLAEPTEQEIRQMREEIEEAKKKKSRAYHRQYSREYRARNLEKQREYDRIKAREYRAKKKAQEAAAAPAQ; from the coding sequence ATGAATGATTACAACAAAATCACAGCCCTTTACTCCCGTCTTTCCGTAGGGGACGAGGACAGGGACGGCGGCGAGAGCAACAGCATACAGAACCAGAAAATCTTTTTGGAGAACTACGCCAGAGGGCAGCGGCTGACGAATATCCGGCACTACATCGACGACGATGAAAGCGGCAGATTTTTTGACCGTTCTGCCTACTCCCGCATGATGGAGGACGTTGAAAACGGGAAAATCGGCGTTTGCATTATGAAAGACCTTACCCGCTGGGGGCGCGACTATCTCCAAGTCGGCAACGCTATGGAGATATTCAGACGGAACAACGTGCGTTTTATCGCGGTCAACAACGGCATTGACAGCGAGAAGCCCGACACATTGGAGTTTGCGCCCTTTATCAACATCATGTCGGAGTGGTACGCAAAGGACATCAGCAAGAAAGTGAAAACGGGCATTAAGACCAAAGGCATGAGCGGAAAGCCGATTGCCACCGAAGCCCCCTACGGCTATGTCAAAGACCCGGACAACAAGGATTTTTGGATAATCGACGAGGAAGCCGCCGAGGTTGTGCGCCTTATTTTCCGTTTGTTTATCGGCGGGAAGAACCGCAACCAAATCGCCGTATATCTGAAAAACGAGCAAATCCCTACCCCCACTTTCTACATGAAAGACCGGGGACGGGGAACGTGTAAAAACAAGGCGCTCAATGAGGATAACCGCTACAAGTGGAACAAAGCCACCTTGACCCATATCCTTACGCGGCAGGAGTATTGCGGCGATGTAGTCAACTTCAAGACTACAAAGCATTTCCGGGACAAGCGGAACCACTATGTAGACCGGAGCCAATGGCAGATAACCGAAAATGTGCATGAGCCGATTATTGACCGCGCCGACTTTGAAACCGCACAGCGGATTTTGGAAAACGCGCCCGTCAGACGCCCCAACGGGGACGGGGAAATCCACCCTTTGTCGGGCTTGCTTTTCTGTAAGGATTGCGGCGCAAAAATGCACATCCGCATAGATTACAGAAACGGCGGCAAGCGGCACGTTGCCTATTGCAGCGAGTACCACAAGGGGAAAGCCAAAAACCCCAAGTGCCATTCCCCACACATCATTGACGCTGACTTGCTTATGCAGACCGTCGCGGAAGTGCTGAAGAAAATCGAGGACTACTCTATCAGCAACCGGGCGGAGTTTGAAGCCTTAGTGAAAAAGAGCCTTGCCATGCAGCAGACCGACCAGACCAAGAAACAGCAGAAACGTATCCCGCAAATCACGACACGCCTTGAACAGATTGACAAGGTGCTGAATAAGCTCTATGAGGACAACGCCCTCGGCACTATCCCGCAAGACCGCTATGAGCAAATGTCGCAGAAGTATTCGGAAGAATACTACACACTGAAAACGGAGCTTGCGGGACTCCAAGAGCAGCTATCCGCTTATGAGAACGCGGGAGGGCGGGCGCAGAAGTTTTTGAAGCTGACGGAACGCCATGCCGCCTTTACCGACCTCACCCCCGCCATTCTCAACGAGTTTATCAGCAGGATTGAAGTGCATGAGCGCGACCAGAAAAGGGCGAGATACGCAATCCAGCACATCAGCATATATTTCAACTATATCGGCAGGTTTGAGAACGAAGTAACGCAGCTTGCAGAGCCGACCGAGCAGGAAATCCGGCAAATGCGGGAGGAAATCGAAGAAGCCAAAAAGAAAAAGAGCCGCGCCTACCACCGGCAGTATTCAAGGGAGTACCGGGCGCGAAACCTTGAAAAGCAGCGGGAGTATGACCGTATCAAGGCGCGGGAATACCGGGCAAAGAAAAAGGCACAGGAAGCCGCCGCAGCACCCGCACAGTAA
- a CDS encoding transposon-encoded TnpW family protein: MAEQNGTPQSPDSVITTQRDGQTIVAELFFNHSGTETFRDKLLKVILADSLQDGQEPEKTKITR; the protein is encoded by the coding sequence ATGGCAGAACAGAACGGGACACCTCAATCCCCCGACAGTGTTATCACGACACAGAGGGACGGACAGACCATCGTTGCGGAGTTGTTTTTCAACCACAGCGGCACAGAAACATTCCGCGACAAGCTGCTCAAAGTGATACTTGCCGACAGCTTGCAGGACGGTCAAGAGCCGGAAAAAACGAAAATCACGCGATAG
- a CDS encoding methyltransferase domain-containing protein → MNNNLSRFADSKVYFQCPICTKSMDIQGNSLICRHGHCFDISRYGYVNLLLKSSPKTNYSKRSFDNRHQILEYGMYDVVLEKIIQFISDTPSIRNILDVGCGEGFYARQIQQRTERNIFAFDLSREAIQIASKKDKRKAVKWFVTDLSKIPLKDGSMDCILDIFSPAHYKEFQRLLSPNGYVVKVIPTKNHLREIRTKVQAHLKNPDYSNESVVEYFEKYLKTISRETVSATVQLSSEQRMSFIEMTPLLFCVEKDCVDWRTLTHLTIEADVLIGMY, encoded by the coding sequence ATGAATAATAATTTATCACGCTTTGCAGACAGCAAGGTTTATTTTCAATGCCCAATTTGCACAAAATCAATGGATATACAAGGCAATAGCCTAATTTGTAGACATGGACATTGCTTTGATATTTCAAGATATGGGTATGTAAATTTGTTGTTAAAATCATCGCCCAAAACCAACTACAGCAAGCGGTCTTTTGACAACCGGCACCAAATTTTGGAGTATGGCATGTATGATGTTGTGTTGGAGAAAATCATACAGTTTATTTCTGATACGCCATCTATAAGAAACATTTTAGATGTTGGTTGCGGCGAGGGTTTCTATGCAAGGCAGATACAGCAAAGAACAGAACGAAACATCTTTGCCTTTGACTTGTCAAGGGAGGCAATACAGATTGCATCAAAAAAAGACAAGCGCAAAGCAGTGAAGTGGTTTGTTACTGACTTATCAAAAATCCCTTTGAAAGACGGAAGTATGGATTGTATTTTAGACATATTTTCGCCTGCACACTACAAAGAATTTCAGCGATTGCTATCTCCTAACGGATATGTTGTGAAAGTAATTCCTACGAAAAATCATTTGAGGGAAATCAGGACTAAAGTGCAAGCACACTTGAAAAATCCAGATTATTCAAATGAGTCTGTCGTTGAATATTTTGAGAAATATCTTAAAACCATTTCAAGAGAAACGGTTTCAGCCACCGTACAGTTGTCATCAGAACAAAGAATGTCGTTTATTGAAATGACGCCGCTTCTCTTTTGCGTTGAAAAAGATTGCGTTGATTGGCGTACTCTCACACATTTGACAATCGAAGCTGATGTTTTAATAGGAATGTATTAA